From Deinococcus aquaticus, one genomic window encodes:
- a CDS encoding beta strand repeat-containing protein: protein MTTTPSPTRPARRPIWRTLLTAAALTVTGLAGAYQIVGDLSATPTTWSGTRGTQQNVGTYAGGNGAATFRSGLTVNVTASRDTTNNQNSFYIGDASGATTTLKDPMSSRAGTGYTGSGFSPAFTTANVEGLYLLSTTLRQDGSFISQTVTSGANSQTARIYDDPDCYGSTGTAGSTGDCLRGTLTINFSRPVTNPVFHLTGLGGFITRTNDVWGVATRYRLLTSGVTLAMVGTPQNLSVTTLSGQPSIGVTSFGTGTLVTSGTPANTYDVIQSSCTPAANTTSAGCGSVQTTGTFSQLQFEVITETKKVAAGTSTTNAYPAGQYDSTKTNGSTINMNFAADATNFAVSVSEDFGDAPASYDPTAAASHVLSDLKLGSAVDAENPAVLNGGTAVTPSPSAVAAGADNNGANGDGADEDAITTFPALASTATGYSLTVPVSGASAAGQVCGWIDFDRGGTFGNVASERACAAFSSGATSVTLNWSGLSGLSAGTNYVRLRASYDTAGVQNPTGRLDSGEVEDYRLTITPGTDLSVTKTNSVSSVNTGSSTAYTVRMTNAGPSSVTGAVLTDAAITGLNVTGVACSSTPGQCTAGTTPTAAQLQAGYALPALSSGQFYELTVTGTVTATAGSLANTATVAAPSGVTDTNSSNNSVTDTDTVTAPDLTISKSHTGTWTQADLGRTYTLTVTNSGTGPTSGTVTVTDTLPAGLSAWKISGTGWTCTLGTLTCTRSDVLAAGGSYPAITVTVDVDIAAPASVTNTAAVSGGGQVNTANDSASDPTSISATSTGLQNCSVLNSANPTSLNFSGAGALVSGTANTVGAVYRFSNVTTGLDALVTVTQLSVTGSATLLGSGLSAALTSNSNASVEYRVDLVQAGTSTPATPIDLLVFSFDIDGVSATNPLSDYGEFVSPNSVFLNSPTRLTLSGTRASQSSTYVGFNDNTSADPRNAAGAVYLDVNSLTLRAGFAGGNNNANRTVSFDMRTSKSSSFTVRNCTDQTAPRTADLSVTKTDGVTSVNAGGSATYTLTVSNAGPNSTAATLTDPVAAGLTKTGVSCAAATGGATCPASPGVSSLESGLALPSIPSGGTLTFTVTATVTATGGSVVNAATISVPATTIEPNTGNNTASDTDTVTPTADLTLTKTNGVSSVNPAGTTTYTITLINNGPSGAGGTVLTDPAATGLTTTGVSCVAAGGGACPVITILTLQSGVTVATLPAGGSVTLSVTATVTAVGGNVTNSVTATLPGGTVDLTPTGTVSDTDTVSSITDLNVTKTGPAYAVPGEALTFTVTVTNTTAVPAAAYTVTDTLPAGLTYVSASNGGTYDSATRTVTWSLLSLAGSAQQTLTVTAAAPSEAQVTGGLTSVQNTASVALPGETALGNNTSAPTDTRLILTSVSKEVRNVSTGTAFGTSGGGKPGEILEYCLITRNLGGADLGAPTGYVVTDAVPASVTASLNAYDAAEPGADTGFGVKVTRGAAPTAYLKSAAATLTDTGSTFGRGRLSVNLGVLTAGETVTICFQTTIR, encoded by the coding sequence GTGACGACGACACCCTCACCCACCCGCCCGGCCCGCCGCCCGATCTGGCGCACCCTGCTGACCGCCGCCGCCCTGACCGTGACCGGCCTGGCCGGGGCCTACCAGATCGTCGGCGACCTGAGCGCCACGCCTACCACCTGGAGTGGCACGCGGGGCACACAGCAGAACGTCGGTACGTACGCAGGAGGAAACGGCGCGGCCACCTTCCGTTCAGGACTGACAGTGAACGTGACGGCCAGCAGAGACACCACGAACAACCAGAACTCTTTTTACATAGGTGACGCCTCCGGCGCGACCACCACGCTCAAGGACCCCATGTCGTCCCGTGCTGGCACGGGGTACACCGGTTCCGGCTTCTCCCCAGCGTTCACGACGGCGAATGTGGAAGGGCTGTACCTGCTTTCCACCACCCTGCGGCAGGACGGCTCGTTTATTAGCCAGACCGTCACCAGCGGTGCCAACTCGCAGACTGCCAGGATCTACGACGATCCGGACTGCTACGGCAGCACCGGCACCGCTGGAAGTACCGGAGACTGCCTGAGGGGTACCCTGACTATCAACTTCAGCCGTCCAGTGACCAACCCGGTGTTTCACCTGACGGGACTGGGCGGCTTCATCACACGAACGAACGACGTGTGGGGCGTGGCAACCCGTTACCGGCTGCTGACCAGCGGAGTCACACTGGCCATGGTCGGCACCCCCCAGAACCTTTCGGTCACCACACTCTCCGGCCAGCCGTCCATCGGGGTGACCAGTTTCGGCACGGGCACTCTGGTCACCAGTGGCACACCTGCCAACACCTACGACGTGATTCAGAGCAGTTGCACGCCCGCAGCGAACACCACCTCGGCCGGTTGCGGCAGCGTTCAGACCACTGGCACGTTCAGTCAACTGCAATTTGAAGTCATCACGGAAACGAAGAAGGTTGCGGCTGGTACCAGCACCACCAACGCCTACCCGGCCGGACAGTACGATTCCACCAAGACCAACGGCAGCACCATCAACATGAACTTCGCCGCCGACGCTACCAACTTCGCGGTCAGCGTCTCCGAGGACTTCGGGGACGCACCCGCCAGTTACGACCCGACCGCCGCCGCGAGCCACGTGCTGAGCGACCTGAAACTGGGCAGCGCGGTCGATGCGGAGAACCCGGCCGTGCTGAACGGTGGGACGGCCGTCACGCCCAGTCCCAGCGCCGTGGCGGCGGGTGCGGACAACAACGGCGCGAACGGCGACGGTGCCGATGAGGACGCCATCACGACGTTCCCGGCGCTGGCCAGCACCGCCACGGGGTACAGCCTGACCGTGCCGGTCAGCGGGGCCAGTGCGGCGGGGCAGGTGTGCGGCTGGATCGACTTCGACCGGGGCGGCACGTTCGGGAACGTCGCTTCTGAACGTGCCTGCGCGGCGTTCTCGTCTGGCGCGACCAGCGTCACCCTGAACTGGTCGGGCCTGAGCGGCCTGAGCGCCGGCACGAACTACGTGCGCCTGCGCGCCAGTTACGACACGGCCGGCGTGCAGAACCCCACGGGCCGCCTGGACAGCGGCGAGGTCGAGGATTACCGCCTGACCATCACGCCGGGCACCGACCTGAGTGTGACCAAGACGAACAGCGTGAGCAGCGTGAACACCGGGAGTAGCACGGCTTACACCGTCCGCATGACGAACGCGGGGCCCAGCAGCGTGACCGGCGCGGTCCTGACCGACGCGGCCATCACTGGCCTGAACGTGACGGGCGTGGCCTGTTCCAGTACGCCCGGTCAGTGCACGGCCGGGACCACGCCCACTGCCGCGCAGCTTCAGGCGGGGTACGCGCTGCCAGCCCTGAGCAGCGGGCAGTTCTACGAGCTGACCGTGACCGGGACCGTCACGGCCACGGCAGGCAGCCTGGCCAACACGGCCACGGTCGCCGCGCCGTCCGGCGTGACCGACACGAACAGCAGCAACAACTCGGTGACCGATACCGATACCGTGACCGCGCCGGACCTGACAATCAGCAAGTCGCACACGGGCACGTGGACGCAGGCGGACCTGGGCCGCACGTACACCCTGACCGTCACGAACAGTGGCACCGGCCCGACCAGTGGCACGGTGACCGTGACCGACACCCTCCCTGCCGGGCTGAGTGCCTGGAAGATCAGCGGGACGGGCTGGACCTGCACGCTGGGCACGCTGACCTGCACGCGCAGTGACGTGCTCGCGGCGGGCGGCAGTTACCCGGCCATCACCGTGACGGTGGACGTGGACATCGCCGCGCCGGCCAGTGTGACGAACACGGCGGCCGTGAGTGGCGGCGGGCAGGTGAACACCGCGAACGATTCGGCCAGCGACCCGACCAGCATCAGCGCCACCAGCACTGGCCTGCAGAATTGCTCGGTCCTGAACTCCGCGAATCCGACCTCCCTGAACTTCAGCGGGGCGGGTGCGCTGGTGTCCGGCACGGCGAATACCGTGGGCGCGGTGTACCGCTTCTCGAACGTGACGACCGGCCTGGACGCGCTGGTGACGGTCACGCAACTGTCCGTGACGGGCAGCGCCACCCTGCTGGGCTCCGGCCTGAGCGCGGCCCTCACCAGCAACAGCAACGCCTCGGTGGAGTACCGGGTGGACCTGGTGCAGGCCGGCACGAGCACGCCCGCCACGCCCATCGACCTGCTAGTGTTCTCGTTCGACATCGACGGCGTGTCGGCCACCAACCCCCTGAGCGATTACGGCGAGTTCGTCTCCCCGAACAGCGTCTTCCTGAACAGCCCCACCCGCCTGACCCTGAGCGGCACCCGCGCCAGCCAGAGCAGCACGTACGTGGGCTTCAACGACAACACCAGCGCCGACCCCCGCAACGCGGCGGGCGCCGTGTACCTGGACGTGAACTCCCTGACCCTGCGCGCCGGGTTCGCCGGGGGGAACAACAACGCCAACCGCACCGTGTCTTTCGACATGCGCACCAGCAAGTCCTCCAGTTTCACGGTCCGTAACTGCACGGACCAGACGGCGCCCCGCACCGCCGACCTGAGCGTCACCAAGACCGACGGCGTGACCAGCGTCAACGCCGGGGGCAGCGCCACCTACACCCTGACTGTCAGTAACGCCGGGCCGAACTCCACGGCCGCCACCCTGACCGACCCGGTCGCGGCCGGCCTGACCAAGACCGGCGTGAGTTGCGCGGCCGCGACCGGCGGGGCCACCTGCCCGGCGTCGCCTGGCGTGTCCAGCCTGGAAAGCGGGCTGGCGCTGCCCAGCATTCCGTCCGGCGGCACCCTGACCTTCACGGTCACGGCGACCGTCACGGCCACGGGCGGCAGCGTGGTCAACGCGGCTACCATCAGTGTGCCCGCCACGACCATAGAACCCAACACGGGTAACAACACGGCCTCCGACACCGACACCGTCACGCCCACCGCCGACCTGACCCTGACCAAGACGAACGGCGTGAGCAGCGTGAACCCTGCCGGGACCACCACGTACACCATCACCCTGATCAACAACGGCCCCAGCGGCGCGGGCGGCACCGTCCTGACCGACCCGGCCGCGACCGGCCTGACCACGACCGGCGTGAGTTGCGTGGCCGCGGGCGGGGGCGCGTGCCCGGTCATCACGATCCTGACGCTGCAGAGTGGCGTGACGGTCGCCACGCTGCCCGCTGGAGGGTCCGTCACGCTGAGCGTCACGGCGACCGTCACGGCCGTGGGCGGCAACGTCACGAACTCCGTCACGGCCACCCTGCCCGGCGGCACGGTCGACCTGACCCCCACCGGCACCGTCTCGGACACCGACACCGTGTCCTCCATCACGGACCTGAACGTCACCAAGACCGGCCCCGCGTACGCCGTGCCCGGCGAGGCCCTGACCTTCACCGTCACCGTCACGAACACCACGGCCGTGCCCGCCGCCGCGTACACCGTGACCGACACGCTGCCCGCCGGACTGACCTACGTCAGCGCCAGTAACGGCGGCACGTACGACAGCGCCACCCGTACCGTCACGTGGTCCCTGCTTTCCCTGGCCGGGAGTGCCCAGCAGACCCTGACCGTCACGGCCGCCGCGCCCAGCGAGGCGCAGGTCACGGGTGGCCTGACCAGCGTGCAGAACACGGCCAGCGTCGCCCTGCCCGGCGAAACGGCGCTCGGCAACAACACCTCGGCCCCCACCGACACCCGCCTGATCCTGACCAGCGTCAGCAAGGAAGTGCGGAACGTCAGCACGGGAACGGCGTTCGGCACCAGCGGCGGCGGCAAGCCCGGAGAGATCCTGGAGTACTGCCTGATCACCCGCAACCTGGGCGGCGCGGACCTGGGCGCCCCGACCGGGTACGTCGTGACCGACGCCGTCCCTGCCAGCGTCACCGCCAGCCTGAACGCCTACGACGCCGCTGAACCCGGCGCGGACACCGGCTTCGGCGTGAAGGTCACGCGCGGCGCGGCCCCCACCGCCTACCTGAAAAGTGCGGCCGCCACCCTGACCGACACGGGCAGCACGTTCGGACGCGGCAGGCTGAGCGTGAACCTGGGCGTCCTGACGGCAGGGGAGACCGTCACCATCTGCTTCCAGACCACCATCCGCTGA
- a CDS encoding DUF4287 domain-containing protein has product MSFQAYLDSVQAKTGKTVADFRTESADRGLTKHGEIVMWLKGDYGLGHGHANAVAAALLRAGHATTPRDDRVAAVFSGKKAAWKPAYDALLASVQAFGNDVDTAPTDTYVSFTRGGKKFAVVQPTAARLDLGIKRRDAQATERFEAAGTWNSMVTHRVRIGDPAQLDAEVMDWLRAAYGAAQ; this is encoded by the coding sequence ATGTCGTTTCAGGCTTACCTGGACAGCGTGCAGGCGAAGACCGGCAAGACCGTCGCGGACTTCCGCACGGAAAGCGCAGACCGGGGCCTCACGAAACACGGCGAGATCGTGATGTGGCTCAAAGGCGATTACGGGCTGGGGCACGGGCACGCGAACGCCGTGGCCGCCGCGCTCCTCAGGGCCGGGCACGCCACCACGCCCAGGGACGACCGGGTCGCCGCCGTGTTCAGCGGGAAGAAGGCCGCGTGGAAACCCGCCTACGACGCGCTGCTGGCGTCCGTGCAGGCCTTCGGGAACGACGTGGACACCGCTCCCACCGACACGTACGTCAGTTTCACGCGGGGCGGCAAGAAATTCGCGGTCGTGCAGCCCACCGCCGCGCGCCTGGATCTGGGCATCAAGCGCAGGGACGCACAGGCCACGGAGCGTTTCGAGGCAGCCGGAACGTGGAACAGCATGGTCACGCACCGCGTGCGCATCGGTGACCCCGCGCAGCTCGACGCCGAGGTCATGGACTGGCTGCGCGCCGCGTACGGGGCCGCGCAGTGA
- the dkgB gene encoding 2,5-didehydrogluconate reductase DkgB: protein MSIDKFGSVPKFGLGTFRLKDQVVMDSVRDALDVGYRAIDTAQGYGNEAEIGEVLAESGIHRDELFITTKIKPDNYGRSSLVASLQDSVEKLGVESVDLTLIHWPAPNGPVKPEEYLKALADGLDQGLTRQIGVSNFNIEGLKQARAILGDVPIATNQVEIHPYLQNRRLAEFARGEGIHLTSYMTLAVGKVMDDPVLQAIARAHRATPAQVALAWALAQEYSVIPSSTKRKNLESNLGALTLRLTDEDMERIAGLEQGESARLANPESARPIWD, encoded by the coding sequence ATGAGCATCGACAAGTTTGGTTCCGTTCCTAAGTTCGGTCTGGGTACCTTCCGCCTGAAGGATCAGGTCGTGATGGATTCCGTGCGTGACGCGCTGGACGTCGGTTACCGCGCCATCGATACCGCGCAGGGCTACGGTAACGAGGCCGAGATCGGCGAGGTGCTGGCCGAGAGCGGCATTCACCGTGACGAACTGTTCATCACCACCAAGATCAAACCCGACAACTACGGCCGCAGCAGTCTGGTCGCCAGTCTGCAGGACAGCGTGGAGAAACTGGGCGTGGAATCGGTGGACCTGACCCTGATCCACTGGCCCGCCCCGAACGGCCCGGTGAAACCCGAGGAGTACCTGAAAGCCCTGGCGGACGGGCTGGATCAGGGCCTGACGCGGCAGATCGGCGTGTCGAACTTCAACATCGAGGGCCTGAAGCAGGCGCGCGCCATCCTGGGTGACGTGCCCATCGCCACGAACCAGGTCGAGATCCACCCGTACCTGCAGAACCGCAGGCTGGCGGAGTTCGCGCGGGGCGAGGGCATTCACCTGACGTCTTACATGACGCTGGCAGTCGGGAAGGTCATGGACGACCCGGTCTTGCAGGCCATCGCCCGGGCGCACCGCGCGACGCCCGCGCAGGTGGCGCTCGCCTGGGCGCTGGCGCAGGAGTACTCGGTGATTCCGTCCAGCACCAAACGCAAGAACCTGGAAAGCAACCTGGGCGCCCTGACCCTGCGCCTGACCGACGAGGACATGGAGCGCATCGCCGGGCTGGAGCAGGGCGAGTCCGCGCGACTGGCGAATCCCGAGAGTGCCCGTCCCATCTGGGATTGA
- a CDS encoding transglycosylase domain-containing protein translates to MKFFNVLGGVLLIGAVGVGGAWYAWGRDLPSVSDLDVLEYSGQTRVYDRAGSLVGTLSPSLSSGGSVNRNLLKSSQISPWLQKTVVTSEDRRFYQHHGVDYIGIVRGLVKGVLQNDLEGGSSITQQVVKNTLLAELEGARTAERKFKEAILAFQLERNFNKDQILNAYLNVIYWGDGGNSDIIGAAGAAHAYFRKEPGELNLAESVYLTTLIPAPNSRYRSFQAYRPLMKDLLARMVEDGKVTQAEADAAWKTPIYPAGWRIGWNDDGSLRSAVLERPSRLGENLTLLEGVRRYPNQYYLQAVEKELLPIIGRKALYAGGRIYTGMSAPAQAAAEQASRTADLPGGATLGAALVRPDSGEVLALVGQKLTDGRPDDWNNATQARRQVGSSIKPLLYTLALQRGWKQSDTVLDAPISGTYQPMNYDRRWTGRYVTMRYSLDHSLNLPTVRIGQELGVPTFEAKLRELGFTPPADGGLSLTIGTLEASPLQMAAAYATFANGGLYYAPTLVRKVEDPRGKVLYARPAPKPRRVWDAQSAWLGLDMLRGVVNDLTAAQGGLATRAQIPGWPVGGKTGTTNDIKDLWFAGVTPTVAGAVWVGRQEGGSLPSWAYSGEIPTPVWQQAVAGALAGQVPSSFREPPGITYRVVRQVNMAFRETEADQDVVARDGSGSGTRSSFFPRRNAPAQAAPAPTQAPDPQVQDVPAQDTGTPDAQQTDTQPDTQQPDTQGPDAASQDGSSLDGQSPEPGGQDLPAGTAPDGPPGNGQDGAGQNSSGQNGSGQDGSSQDGAGQSFPDPAPPEPLPDPATTPDPVTPAPNELVPLPGTPDPSPNEIQPLN, encoded by the coding sequence ATGAAGTTCTTCAATGTCCTGGGTGGCGTCCTGCTGATCGGCGCGGTGGGGGTGGGCGGCGCGTGGTACGCCTGGGGCCGCGACCTGCCCAGCGTGTCCGATCTGGACGTTCTGGAGTACAGCGGGCAGACCCGCGTGTACGACCGGGCGGGCAGTCTGGTGGGCACCCTGTCGCCCAGCCTCAGCAGCGGCGGCAGCGTGAACCGCAACCTGCTGAAATCCTCGCAGATCAGCCCGTGGCTCCAGAAGACCGTGGTGACCAGCGAGGACCGCCGCTTCTACCAGCATCACGGCGTGGATTACATCGGCATCGTGCGCGGGCTGGTCAAGGGCGTCCTGCAGAACGACCTGGAGGGCGGCAGCTCCATCACGCAGCAGGTCGTGAAGAACACCCTGCTGGCCGAACTGGAAGGCGCCCGCACCGCCGAGCGCAAGTTCAAGGAGGCCATCCTGGCCTTCCAGCTGGAACGCAACTTCAACAAGGACCAGATCCTGAACGCCTACCTGAACGTCATCTACTGGGGAGACGGCGGCAACAGCGACATCATCGGGGCGGCCGGCGCGGCGCACGCGTACTTCCGCAAGGAACCGGGCGAACTGAACCTCGCCGAGAGCGTGTACCTGACCACCCTGATTCCCGCGCCGAACAGCCGCTACAGGAGCTTCCAGGCGTACCGGCCCCTGATGAAGGACCTGCTGGCGCGCATGGTCGAGGACGGCAAGGTCACGCAGGCCGAGGCGGACGCCGCCTGGAAGACCCCCATCTACCCGGCCGGGTGGCGCATCGGCTGGAACGACGACGGCAGCCTGCGCTCGGCCGTGCTGGAACGTCCCTCACGCCTCGGGGAGAACCTGACGCTGCTGGAGGGCGTGCGCCGCTACCCCAACCAGTACTACCTGCAGGCCGTCGAGAAGGAACTGCTGCCCATCATCGGCCGCAAGGCGCTGTACGCCGGGGGGCGCATCTACACCGGCATGAGCGCCCCGGCGCAGGCGGCGGCCGAGCAGGCCAGCCGCACCGCCGACCTGCCAGGCGGAGCGACGCTGGGCGCGGCCCTGGTCCGCCCGGACAGCGGCGAGGTGCTGGCCCTGGTGGGGCAGAAACTCACGGACGGCCGCCCCGACGACTGGAACAACGCCACGCAGGCCCGGCGGCAGGTGGGCAGTTCCATCAAGCCGCTGCTGTACACCCTGGCGCTGCAAAGAGGCTGGAAGCAGAGCGACACGGTGCTTGACGCGCCCATCAGCGGCACGTACCAGCCCATGAACTACGACCGCCGCTGGACCGGCCGGTACGTGACCATGCGCTACTCGCTGGACCACAGCCTGAACCTGCCCACCGTGCGCATCGGGCAGGAACTCGGCGTGCCCACCTTCGAGGCGAAACTGCGCGAACTGGGCTTCACGCCGCCCGCCGACGGGGGCCTGTCCCTGACCATCGGCACGCTGGAAGCCAGCCCGCTGCAGATGGCCGCCGCGTACGCCACCTTCGCGAACGGCGGCCTGTACTACGCGCCCACCCTGGTCCGCAAGGTCGAGGACCCGCGCGGCAAGGTGCTGTACGCCCGCCCCGCCCCGAAACCCCGCCGCGTCTGGGACGCTCAGAGCGCCTGGCTGGGCCTGGACATGCTGCGCGGCGTCGTGAACGACCTGACGGCCGCCCAGGGAGGACTGGCCACCCGCGCGCAAATTCCGGGCTGGCCGGTCGGCGGGAAGACCGGCACCACCAACGACATCAAGGACCTGTGGTTCGCCGGCGTGACCCCCACCGTCGCCGGGGCCGTCTGGGTGGGCCGCCAGGAAGGTGGATCGCTGCCGTCCTGGGCGTATAGCGGCGAGATTCCCACGCCCGTCTGGCAGCAGGCCGTTGCCGGGGCGCTGGCCGGGCAGGTCCCCAGTTCCTTCCGGGAACCGCCGGGCATCACGTACCGCGTGGTGCGGCAGGTGAACATGGCCTTCCGCGAGACGGAAGCCGACCAGGACGTCGTCGCGCGTGACGGCAGCGGCAGTGGAACCCGCAGCAGTTTCTTCCCGCGCCGCAACGCCCCCGCCCAGGCTGCCCCGGCCCCCACCCAGGCGCCAGACCCGCAAGTGCAGGACGTGCCCGCCCAGGACACTGGCACCCCGGATGCCCAGCAGACGGACACGCAACCGGACACGCAGCAGCCAGACACCCAGGGGCCAGACGCCGCCTCGCAGGACGGCTCATCACTGGATGGGCAGTCGCCGGAACCGGGCGGGCAGGACCTCCCTGCCGGGACCGCGCCGGACGGGCCGCCCGGAAACGGGCAGGACGGCGCGGGCCAGAACAGTTCCGGCCAGAACGGGTCTGGCCAGGACGGCTCCAGCCAGGATGGTGCGGGCCAGAGCTTCCCGGACCCCGCCCCGCCGGAACCGCTGCCTGATCCCGCCACGACCCCGGACCCCGTCACGCCGGCCCCGAACGAACTGGTCCCGCTGCCCGGTACCCCGGACCCGTCACCGAACGAGATTCAACCCCTGAACTGA
- the pnp gene encoding polyribonucleotide nucleotidyltransferase, translating to MIGKTYKTMLGDRELSIETGKLAKLVSGSVTLRYGDTMLLVTAQAREERSTLDFLPLTVEFEERHYAVGKIPGSFHRREGRPGEKAILSARITDRQIRPLFPKGYRHETQVIITVISADQQNLPDVLGPIGASAALSISDIPWGGPTACVRVGQIGGQFVLNPTTDQMQRSTLDLVVAGTRDAVMMVEAGAQNASEEDLVAAIEFAHAGMQGVIDLIETMRAELGQEKFNILAEGDLSTDLVPEVAEAARAAGLRDALLTVKKKDRGIRTKAVRDAVIAARVPDADAEGAAEQTLALKAAFGKVEKQELRRLILEDDLRADGRNSKTVRPIWIEARPLPRAHGSAIFTRGETQVLGVATLGTERDNLLVDDLTTDENDKFMLHYNFPPYSTGEVKRMGGQSRREIGHGNLAKRAIRAVLPTFEEFPYVIRLVGEVLESNGSSSMATVCAGTLALMDAGVPIKAPVAGVAMGLVMEGEKYRVLTDILGLEDALGDMDFKVCGTAEGVTALQMDIKVGGITPQVMREALAQARDGRLHILGKMAEVLAAPRAELSPTAPRIVSLKINPELIGKVIGPGGKQIRELEAMGAQVTVEEDGTVRIFSADGSAAEAVKVKIESITREAKVGEEFDGTVVKTAPFGAFVNLYAGQDGMLHISQMSEERINAVEDVLNVGDKLRVKIAGIDDRGKIDLIRPELEGKIAPREARAPRPGGDRGGRPPRRD from the coding sequence ATGATCGGAAAGACTTACAAGACGATGCTGGGTGACCGGGAACTGAGCATCGAGACGGGCAAACTGGCCAAACTGGTCAGTGGCAGCGTGACCCTGCGCTACGGGGACACCATGCTGCTGGTGACGGCGCAGGCGCGCGAGGAGCGCAGCACGCTGGACTTCCTGCCGCTGACGGTGGAGTTCGAGGAGCGTCACTACGCGGTCGGGAAGATCCCCGGTAGCTTCCACCGCCGTGAGGGTCGCCCCGGCGAGAAGGCGATCCTGTCGGCGCGCATCACGGACCGGCAGATCCGCCCGCTGTTCCCCAAGGGCTACCGTCACGAGACGCAGGTGATCATCACGGTCATCAGCGCCGATCAGCAGAACCTGCCGGACGTGCTGGGGCCAATCGGGGCGTCGGCGGCGCTGAGCATCAGCGACATTCCCTGGGGCGGCCCGACCGCCTGCGTGCGCGTGGGTCAGATTGGCGGGCAGTTCGTGTTGAACCCCACCACCGATCAGATGCAGCGCAGCACCCTGGATCTCGTGGTGGCGGGCACGCGCGACGCCGTGATGATGGTCGAGGCGGGCGCGCAGAACGCCAGCGAGGAGGACCTCGTGGCGGCCATCGAGTTCGCGCACGCCGGCATGCAGGGCGTCATCGACCTGATCGAGACGATGCGCGCCGAGCTGGGGCAGGAGAAGTTCAACATCCTGGCCGAGGGTGACCTGAGCACCGATCTGGTGCCCGAGGTGGCCGAGGCCGCCCGCGCCGCCGGTCTGCGCGACGCGCTGCTGACCGTGAAAAAGAAAGACCGTGGGATTCGCACGAAGGCCGTGCGTGACGCCGTGATCGCCGCGCGCGTGCCCGACGCGGACGCCGAGGGCGCCGCCGAGCAGACCCTGGCCCTGAAGGCGGCGTTCGGGAAGGTCGAGAAGCAGGAACTGCGCCGCCTGATCCTGGAAGACGACCTGCGCGCCGACGGCCGCAACAGCAAGACCGTGCGGCCCATCTGGATCGAGGCCCGTCCCCTGCCCCGCGCGCACGGCAGCGCGATCTTCACGCGCGGCGAGACGCAGGTGCTGGGCGTGGCGACGCTGGGCACCGAGCGTGACAACCTGCTCGTGGACGACCTGACCACCGACGAGAACGACAAGTTCATGCTGCACTACAACTTCCCGCCGTACTCCACGGGCGAGGTCAAGCGCATGGGCGGGCAGTCCCGCCGCGAGATCGGGCACGGGAACCTCGCCAAGCGCGCCATCCGCGCGGTCCTCCCGACCTTCGAGGAGTTCCCGTACGTGATCCGACTGGTGGGCGAGGTGCTGGAATCCAACGGCAGCTCCTCCATGGCGACCGTGTGCGCCGGAACGCTGGCCCTGATGGACGCCGGCGTGCCCATCAAGGCCCCGGTGGCGGGCGTGGCGATGGGCCTCGTGATGGAAGGCGAGAAGTACCGCGTCCTGACCGACATCCTGGGCCTGGAAGACGCGCTGGGCGACATGGACTTCAAGGTCTGCGGAACCGCCGAGGGCGTCACGGCCCTGCAGATGGACATCAAGGTGGGCGGCATCACCCCGCAGGTCATGCGTGAAGCGCTCGCGCAGGCCCGCGACGGCCGCCTGCACATCCTGGGCAAGATGGCCGAGGTGCTGGCCGCGCCCCGCGCGGAACTCAGCCCCACCGCGCCGCGCATCGTGAGCCTCAAGATCAACCCGGAACTGATCGGGAAGGTCATCGGGCCCGGCGGCAAGCAGATCCGCGAGCTGGAGGCCATGGGCGCGCAGGTCACGGTCGAGGAAGACGGCACCGTGCGCATCTTCAGCGCCGACGGCAGCGCCGCCGAGGCCGTGAAGGTCAAGATCGAGAGCATCACCCGCGAGGCGAAAGTCGGCGAGGAATTCGACGGCACCGTCGTGAAGACCGCGCCGTTCGGGGCGTTCGTGAACCTGTACGCCGGCCAGGACGGCATGCTGCACATCAGCCAGATGAGCGAGGAACGCATCAACGCTGTCGAGGACGTCCTGAACGTCGGTGACAAGCTGCGCGTGAAGATCGCCGGGATCGATGACCGGGGCAAGATCGACCTGATCCGCCCGGAACTCGAGGGCAAGATCGCGCCCCGCGAAGCCCGCGCGCCCCGTCCCGGCGGGGACCGTGGCGGCCGCCCGCCCCGCCGCGACTGA